The genomic interval CGGTGATGGCGTAGGACACCGACGCGTCGAGCTGGGTGAAGTCGTCGGTCATCTGGTTCGCGCCCAGGCGCCCGATCTGGGTGAAGTAGGCCGAGCGCCAGCCCAGGGTCAGCCGCGCCTCCCACGGTCCCTTCTCGAAGTAGGGGCTGAGGTTGTAGCTGTTCTTGGAGTTGTAGGGCAGGTTGTAGTCGCCCTGGGTGTCGGCCTTGGAATAGGTGTAGTTCGCCGCCACGCCGAAGCCGCCGCCCAGTTCCTGCTGGTAGCTCAGCGACACGCCCTTGACCTTGGCCGCGCCGGAATTCTGCGGCAGCGTCACCTCATAGATGTCTTCGCGGTTGTAGGTGTTGTTGTGCAACGGTTGCTGCACCAGCGTCTGCAGGATGTAGTTGGAGATGTCGCGGTAGAACAGCTCGCCGGCGAGCACGCTGTTGGGTGCGAAATACCATTCCAGCGACGCGCCGTAGTTGGTGGAGCGATACGGGTCCAGCGCCGGATTGCCGCTGCTGGCGGTGAGCTTGTTGTCGTCGGCGTTGACGTAGGGCGTGAGGTCGGCATAGCGCGGCCGCGCGATCACCTTGGCCGCGGCCACGCGCAGGATCAGCGCATCGGACAGGTCGTAGGCGAAGTTCAGCGACGGCAGCCATTCGCCGTAGGACTTGTTGTAGCGCACCGGCGCATAGGCGCTGCCGTCGTACTGGTAGCCGCCGATCGCATCGCGGGTGTTGACGTAGCGCACGCCGATGTTGCCGCGGTAGTTGTAGCCGGAAAAATCCGCCTGCAGATAGGCGGCGCGGTTGCGCTCGACCACGTCGAAGCTGCTGCCGTAGCTGGGCGCGAGCGTGCCGCTTCCGGGCAGGCCGCTGACGTAGTCCACCAGTGCGCCGGGGCTTTGCCGCGGCCAGTGACGCATGTCGTCGCTGACCGACAGGCCGTCCAGGTAGCCGCCGGGCGTGTTGCCGCCATAGACCGCGGCCAGCGTCGTGTTCGGATCGGCCGGGAAGCTGTCGTAGTACATGTCCTGCGCGGTGCTGTGGCGCGTGGCCTTGACCCCGGCGCGCAGCTTGGTGATCGGCCCCCAGGCCACATCGTGGTCGAAGTCCAGTTGCGCGTAGCGTTCCTTGTCCAGGTTCGGATAGCGGTTGACGGTGGCGCCCAGCACCGACATCGCGTCCACCGCCGACGGCGGCACCGCGTAGTCCACGCCGACGTTGCGGTGGTCGATGGCGTAGTCGTAGGCGCCGTTGCCGCGGAAGGTGAGGCCATAGATGCGATCGGCGCCGCCGGCCGAGCGGGTGGCGCCGACCTGGCCGGAGACGTTCCAGCCATCGCCGTGCCAGTCGCCGCGCAAGGTGTTGCTGCTGGTCTTGACCGTGGTCTTGCGCACGTACGAATCGAGGATG from Xanthomonas sp. DAR 34887 carries:
- a CDS encoding TonB-dependent receptor codes for the protein MNHTRLAPLAFAIAAALAAPVSVFAQQVPSPQSDAAAAPTADGGAAASGQAAPAAVQELDAVKVTGYRASLQKSLNIKRNADAIVDAISAEDVGKFPAANVAESLSHLPGVSVDRQFGEGEKVSILGTDPALNRVLLNGQSIASTSWGGDPNNPDSRSFNYSLLAPEVIGSAEVYKSPQASIDEGSLGGTVILHTRKPLELDKNLLTGSVSYGYNDRSEDGKPNASLLYNWKNDAGTLGVLGSVMHSERSLRRDGVEIFGYSDIQGAGFPDAVAAGKQGVYPTAINSALFTQTRKRDGVTGSLQWKPNDAFELTYTGLYVEETFDNVNQSRYANFVPANATALDVTDGVATSGAYGDNAETILDSYVRKTTVKTSSNTLRGDWHGDGWNVSGQVGATRSAGGADRIYGLTFRGNGAYDYAIDHRNVGVDYAVPPSAVDAMSVLGATVNRYPNLDKERYAQLDFDHDVAWGPITKLRAGVKATRHSTAQDMYYDSFPADPNTTLAAVYGGNTPGGYLDGLSVSDDMRHWPRQSPGALVDYVSGLPGSGTLAPSYGSSFDVVERNRAAYLQADFSGYNYRGNIGVRYVNTRDAIGGYQYDGSAYAPVRYNKSYGEWLPSLNFAYDLSDALILRVAAAKVIARPRYADLTPYVNADDNKLTASSGNPALDPYRSTNYGASLEWYFAPNSVLAGELFYRDISNYILQTLVQQPLHNNTYNREDIYEVTLPQNSGAAKVKGVSLSYQQELGGGFGVAANYTYSKADTQGDYNLPYNSKNSYNLSPYFEKGPWEARLTLGWRSAYFTQIGRLGANQMTDDFTQLDASVSYAITDKVKLQLEGTNLLDETYYSYVGQESQPYYLYKNGRGYMLSVHFTL